CGGTGTGGTTACGCTGGCCGAACTTTTCCTGGACGCCCGGGCCGATCAGCAGCATCGGCACGTTGAAACGGCCCAGGTCCATCTCGGTGATCTGGCGTTCGTTGCCAAAACCATGGTCGCCGACCACCACGAACAGGGTTTCCTTGAAGTACGGCTCCTTGCGGGCCTTCTCGAAGAACTGACCCAGTGCCCAGTCGGCGTAGCGCATGGCGGTCAAGTGTTCGTTCAGGCTACCGCGGTCGGTGACCCGCTCCACTGGCAACGGTGTCGGCAGGGCATACGGCGTGTGGTTGGACAGGGTTTGCAGCAAGGCATAGAACGGCTTGCCGTTTTCCCGTGCCTTGAGCTCGATCAGGCCACGGTCGAACATGTCCTGGTCAGACACGCCCCAGGTCGGGTCGGAGAACACCGGGTTCACGAAGTCGTTACGCCCAATGAAATTCGTCATGCCCTGGCTGCTGAAGAACCCCGACTGGTTGTCCCAGGCGAAATCACCGTTGTAGACATACACGTCGTCGTAGTCACGGGCGCTGAGCAACTGCGGCAGGCCTGACAGCTTATGGCTGCCTTCCGGCGTCTGCATCAGGTATTCGAAACCCGGCAGGTTCGGGAAGCACGCCATGGTGGCGAACATGCCCTGGTGGGTATGGGTACCGTTGGAGAAGAAACGGTCGAACAGCAGGCCTTCCTTGGACAGCTTGTCCAGGTAAGGCGTGATGTTGCCCGGCGCGCCCAGGGCGCCCACCGAGTGACCGGCCATGCTTTCCATGAGGATCACGACCACGTTCTTGATCGGCAGGGTCTTGTCCGCCGGCGGCGTGTAGTCGCGGCGCACGGCGGCGGTCTCGGCGTCCACCAGCTTGTCGTCGGGCATGACCAGCATGTCGCGCACGGTCTGCTGTGCCAGCGGTTGCTCAAGGGTGGCTTTCCAGATGTTGTCGCGGTCTTCGGACATCCGGCTCTTGGCCGCGGCCACCAGCGACAAGGTGCCGTTGAGGCCCAGCTGGTTGGCGAAGTTGGAGTCGGTGGTGTAGACGTCGCCCCAACGCAGGGGCGGGCCCTGGCGCAGGGTGCCACGGGCGGCGACCACGGCCACCAGCAGGCAGACGATGAACACCGCCACGCGTCCGTACCACGGCGCGACCTGGCGTGTGCCGATGCTGCCGCCACTGAACGGCCCACGGGGACGGGTTGCCCGGTCGGCGCCCTTGAACGCCAAGGCCAGAATGACGGTGCCGACGGCCCAGGCCAGCAGGTAGCGCACCACTGGGAAACCGTACCAGAGCATGCTCATCACGGTTTTCGGGTCTTCCTTTACATACTGGAAGACCAGGCCGTTGAGGCGCTGGTGGAATTCACGGTAGAAATCCATCTCCATCAAGCCCAGGAACAACGCGATGCTGGAAGTGACGGTCAGCCAGAAACGAAAGAACCCACGGGCCGCCATGGCCCTTGCGCTGAACAACGCCAGCAACAGCGGGACGCAGAGGTAGACCACCAGGCGCAAGTCGAAACGCAGGCCGTTGACGAAGGCTTCAACGAAGGTCGAGGCCGGCGTGTCGAGGATCATTTCGCGGTTATAGACCAGCAGCGCCACGCGCAGCAGGCTGAACATGACCATCATCACCAGGGCACAAAGCAACGTGTAGGCCAGGTGCGATTTGACGGTCGGTTGCAGCAGGCGATGCGTAGTACGCTGCTGACTCAGGGCGTCCGGGATTGCCATGTCGTTTAAGGACCCTATTGGAGTTTGAGTGACAAAAAGAAACAACGGCGCGCCCTCTGTTGACCAAAGCCTGGCCTCGGGGCTTGCGCGAGTGCGCAAATGTTGCACGAACGGCTATGGCATTGCCATTAAATAACCGACGGCGATATGAGCGCGGGGGATTGTCCGCAAGATTTTGTGAAAATTTCGTTCAAAGAATATCCAGAAACACAAAAAGCCCAGCCGGTGGCAAGGGATTTATCTGTGGATGCCCCCCTGGCTCCAGGGGGCCGGTGCTTTAGTGGAATTGACGCCCAAGCCCCGCCGGCACGCCTTCGATGGTGGTGTCTTCCCAGGGCCCATTCGGGCTGACGGAACGGCTCCAACCGTTGCTCCAGCGGTAATAGGTCCGCTGGCGAT
The sequence above is drawn from the Pseudomonas sp. St316 genome and encodes:
- a CDS encoding LTA synthase family protein, with protein sequence MAIPDALSQQRTTHRLLQPTVKSHLAYTLLCALVMMVMFSLLRVALLVYNREMILDTPASTFVEAFVNGLRFDLRLVVYLCVPLLLALFSARAMAARGFFRFWLTVTSSIALFLGLMEMDFYREFHQRLNGLVFQYVKEDPKTVMSMLWYGFPVVRYLLAWAVGTVILALAFKGADRATRPRGPFSGGSIGTRQVAPWYGRVAVFIVCLLVAVVAARGTLRQGPPLRWGDVYTTDSNFANQLGLNGTLSLVAAAKSRMSEDRDNIWKATLEQPLAQQTVRDMLVMPDDKLVDAETAAVRRDYTPPADKTLPIKNVVVILMESMAGHSVGALGAPGNITPYLDKLSKEGLLFDRFFSNGTHTHQGMFATMACFPNLPGFEYLMQTPEGSHKLSGLPQLLSARDYDDVYVYNGDFAWDNQSGFFSSQGMTNFIGRNDFVNPVFSDPTWGVSDQDMFDRGLIELKARENGKPFYALLQTLSNHTPYALPTPLPVERVTDRGSLNEHLTAMRYADWALGQFFEKARKEPYFKETLFVVVGDHGFGNERQITEMDLGRFNVPMLLIGPGVQEKFGQRNHTVGTQVDIVPTIMGRIGGQVRNQCWGRDLLNLPQGDPGFGVIKPSGSEQTTAIIRDDQILVLPKEKEMAPKMYRYELGANPSAEIIPDAADTAQMKLKLESFLQTATKSLLDNTAGVVDGKPD